Proteins from a genomic interval of Aspergillus flavus chromosome 7, complete sequence:
- a CDS encoding Alpha/Beta hydrolase protein: MASKNNHFVLPDSTPRSSKLTINIAGFHVHLYGVQELSAQQREDTTVLFHIHGRTRTYKDAEPVAHQLLYGMRKRGDSNRGLVVATFDNRNHGDRTSGLERGQYPACVWTPWQLGSDQQLTVYRQDMLSTIVMKYLASYVDGIFHPTQFIVTGVSLGGHITWNMLAEEPSIAGAIIIVGSPNLTDMLVERLGYASLSDIPQNTKEWPRSIESLYRERDQALEKIVGKKILILNGALDTLVPSKFTDPWVAKYAHQNDVKFIVQEDCGHVLSFRMMEEVVEWVAQILV; encoded by the exons ATGGCATCCAAGAATAACCACTTCGTGCTACCGGACAGTACACCAAGATCTAGCAAATTGACCATCAACATAGCCGGGTTCCATGTGCACCTTTACGGGGTCCAGGAATTATCTGCCCAACAGCGGGAGGACACCACCGTCTTGTTCCATATCCACGGCCGGACAAGAACGTATAAAGACGCCGAACCAGTTGCCCACCAACTTCTGTATGGAATGAGAAAAAGGGGAGACTCCAACAGAGGCCTCGTTGTGGCGACGTTCGATAATCGCAACCACGGTGACAGAACA TCAGGACTGGAAAGGGGGCAATATCCAGCATGCGTATGGACACCGTGGCAACTTGGATCAGATCAACAGCTGACGGTATACAGACAAGACATGTTGTCCACGATTG TCATGAAATACCTGGCGTCTTATGTCGATGGCATTTTCCATCCGACCCAGTTCATAGTGACCGGGGTCTCCCTGGGAGGCCACATCACATGGAACATGCTCGCCGAGGAACCTTCCATTGCTGGTGCTATTATCATCGTCGGATCACCAAACCTCACTGATATGCTCGTGGAGCGCCTGGGATACGCCTCCCTATCCGACATACCACAAAACACGAAGGAGTGGCCGAGGTCCATCGAAAGTCTATATCGAGAGCGTGACCAGGCACTCGAAAAGATAGTGGGCAAGAAGATTCTAATATTGAATGGGGCTCTTGATACTCTGGTCCCCAGCAAATTCACAGATCCCTGGGTTGCTAAGTACGCGCACCAGAACGACGTCAAGTTTATCGTTCAGGAAGATTGTGGGCATGTTTTGTCATTTCGCAtgatggaggaggttgtggaATGGGTAGCGCAGATATTGGTATAG
- a CDS encoding Polymerase/histidinol phosphatase-like protein — protein MPFSHHSHSGQFCPGHAKDSLEEVIQLAIAKKFQVFCLTEHMPRGKEDFYPEEIEAGNTETSLVANEAAYFQEAQRLREKYADQIKILIGFEIDWIRPESRTLIEASLARHPFEFFMGSVHHTLTIPIDYDREMYVQARDLAGGTDEQLFQVYFDEQYQMLQQLKPLVVGHFDLIRLKSDDPERSFTQWPAVWERILRNLDFVASYGGLLELNSAALRKGMSEPYPKAEICKEFLTRGGRFCLSDDSHGLDQVGLNFHRVLAFVENVGISTLHYLDLADEPAVDERFPRTQIRSIPLQELKKLAFWQ, from the exons ATGCCTTTCTCACATCACAGCCACTCCGGGCAATTCTGCCCGGGGCACGCCAAAGACTCGCTGGAGGAGGTCATCCAGCTCGCTATTGCAAAGAAATTCCAGGTCTTCTGCCTGACCGAGCATATGCCGCGGGGCAAAGAGGATTTCTATCCCGAAGAG ATCGAAGCAGGCAACACTGAGACGAGCCTGGTTGCCAACGAAGCCGCATACTTTCAAGAAGCGCAACGGCTGCGCGAGAAGTATGCAGACCAAATCAAGATCCTGATTGGGTTCGAAATCGACTGGATCCGTCCGGAATCCCGCACGCTCATCGAGGCGTCTCTAGCGCGTCACCCCTTCGAGTTCTTCATGGGCTCCGTCCACCACACGCTGACGATCCCCATCGACTACGACCGGGAGATGTACGTACAGGCGCGGGATCTGGCCGGCGGCACGGACGAGCAGCTCTTCCAGGTGTACTTTGACGAGCAGTACCAGATGCTGCAGCAGTTGAAGCCGCTGGTCGTGGGTCATTTCGATCTGATCCGGTTGAAGAGTGACGACCCCGAGCGGAGCTTTACCCAGTGGCCTGCCGTTTGGGAGCGTATCCTGCGGAATCTGGACTTCGTCGCGTCATACGGCGGACTGTTGGAGTTGAACTCGGCTGCGCTACGGAAGGGCATGAGCGAGCCGTATCCTAAAGCGGAGATTTGCAAG GAATTCCTGACCCGAGGAGGTCGATTCTGTTTGTCCGATGATAGCCATGGACTCGACCAGGTGGGACTAAACTTCCACCGTGTGCTGGCCTTTGTGGAAAACGTGGGGATCTCGACGTTGCATTATCTGGATTTGGCCGATGAGCCCGCCGTGGACGAACGGTTCCCGCGGACGCAGATTCGGTCGATTCCGTTGcaagagctgaagaagttggCATTTTGGCAGTAG
- a CDS encoding 4'-phosphopantetheinyl transferase superfamily produces the protein MLSMLSFLSVLNLTSSDASSPLQSAVITMKPLPFPLALNIGTDIVHLPRITRLIHRRDYLTRFTRRILNDHEQHDFRTRFALLGATNPPNERPLPSATEMARWLAGRFAAKEAARKAAPNGAASLGWKDVMVRVSETDRGRPEVVYMDGETARIGKLSISHDGDYVVATVLAAG, from the coding sequence ATGCTCTCGATGCTCTCGTTCCTGTCAGTCCTCAACCTCACATCATCCGACGCCTCGAGCCCGCTGCAATCCGCCGTAATCACCATGAAACCACTGCCCTTCCCGCTTGCCCTGAATATCGGCACGGATATCGTTCATCTCCCCCGGATCACGCGCCTTATCCACCGCCGCGACTACCTGACACGCTTCACGCGGCGCATCCTCAACGATCACGAACAGCATGACTTCCGCACTCGCTTTGCCCTGCTTGGGGCCACGAACCCGCCGAACGAACGTCCCCTCCCGAGTGCTACGGAGATGGCCCGCTGGCTGGCCGGTCGCTTCGCCGCCAAGGAAGCCGCACGCAAGGCCGCGCCGAACGGAGCGGCGAGCCTGGGGTGGAAGGATGTGATGGTGCGAGTCAGCGAGACAGACAGAGGCAGACCGGAAGTGGTCTATATGGACGGAGAGACGGCCCGCATTGGGAAGCTGTCCATCTCGCACGACGGGGACTACGTTGTTGCTACGGTTTTGGCGGCCGGATGA
- a CDS encoding uncharacterized protein (of unknown function-domain containing protein) encodes MVVYYQLAGKQVGSHVLAMGVLGSLFGGVYLATRGGSQPKQAAPPIQASSKDEETFIQDFLKQVNGSGEEKKSSH; translated from the exons ATGGTCGTCTACTACCAGCTCGCCGGCAAGCAGGTCGGCTCCCACGTG CTCGCCATGGGTGTTCTCGGCTCCCTTTTCGGTGGTGTCTACCTCGCAACCCGCGGTGGCTCTCAGCCCAAGCAGGCCGCTCCCCCGATCCAGGCCTCTTCCAAGGACGAGGAGACCTTCATCCA AGACTTCCTGAAGCAAGTGAACGGAAgcggggaggagaagaagagcagccATTAA
- a CDS encoding mitochondrial 18 KDa protein-domain-containing protein, translating into MLWGSPSKPEDSSEKPIPREKLPPQLQQLVDHDDGFYDDIYSSYSVDSTDTPYRYAGYANRLRTVLLSAHRYVAYTSDIGESFRPVAHPYLVRSAYAISWSYLIGDVAHEGYKAYLRNRRVLAPPGEAYKDAKELTQEQVIKGMATGNVGGSLRSSTGESDSLEPWPTTRIPLIEDYRVVMAKRAVFQSIASMGLPALTIHSMVKYSGRALKNSKSVWFRTWAPIGLGLSVVPFLPYIFDEPVDEAVEWSFRTAIRAYAGEDAVRSLPPAKTADPDANASTAALTTHSWEEYKEERRRAKEERKKELEERGRKGPLALLGLGGNEDAKKKTD; encoded by the exons ATGCTCTGGGGATCACCATCCAAGCCAGAGGACTCGTCGGAGAAGCCCATTCCCCGCGAGAAACTGCCTCCGCAACTGCAGCAACTCGTGGATCACGATGACGGGTTCTATGATGATATCTACTCCTCCTA CTCCGTCGATTCCACCGACACTCCCTACCGATATGCCGGATACGCCAACCGACTCCGCACGGTGTTGCTCTCCGCGCATCGTTATGTTGCCTATACCTCCGACATAGGCGAATCCTTCCGTCCCGTCGCTCATCCGTATTTGGTGCGTTCCGCTTACGCCATCTCCTGGTCGTACTTGATCGGCGATGTCGCCCATGAGGGCTACAAGGCGTACCTGCGCAATCGCCGCGTACTCGCCCCGCCTGGCGAGGCCTACAAGGACGCCAAGGAGCTCACTCAGGAGCAAGTCATCAAGGGCATGGCCACCGGCAATGTGGGCGGTTCGTTACGCTCCTCCACGGGGGAATCGGATTCCCTGGAGCCGTGGCCCACGACCCGGATTCCGCTCATCGAGGATTACCGTGTGGTCATGGCTAAGCGGGCCGTGTTCCAGAGTATCGCCAGTATGGGTCTACCCGCGTTGACCATTCATTCCATGGTGAAATACTCGGGACGCGCCTTGAAGAATTCCAAGAGTGTGTGGTTCCGCACCTGGGCGCCTATCGGA CTTGGTCTCTCCGTCGTCCCCTTCCTCCCGTACATCTTTGACGAACCCGTTGACGAGGCCGTTGAATGGTCCTTCCGCACCGCAATCCGCGCCTACGCCGGTGAGGACGCCGTCCGCTCACTGCCTCCAGCCAAGACCGCCGACCCTGATGCCAACGCCAGCACCGCAGCCCTCACCACCCACTCCTGGGAGGAATACAAGGAGGAGCGCCGTCGGGCGAAAGAAGAGCGGAAGAAGGAGCTCGAAGAACGCGGACGGAAAGGACCGTTGGCCTTGCTGGGCTTGGGGGGGAATGAGgacgcgaagaagaagacggacTAA